Proteins from a single region of Rhodothermales bacterium:
- a CDS encoding LapA family protein, with translation MNVLVSLVLAGLAVFVAIQNPGVVQLLLGPFEITASSGIILIACFGLGMLVGMGTSIPSGWRAYRINRAKAS, from the coding sequence ATGAACGTTCTCGTTTCGCTGGTACTCGCCGGGCTGGCCGTTTTTGTGGCCATCCAGAACCCCGGTGTCGTTCAGTTGCTGTTGGGGCCCTTCGAAATCACGGCCTCTTCCGGCATCATCCTCATTGCCTGTTTCGGGCTCGGCATGTTGGTCGGTATGGGCACCAGCATTCCAAGCGGCTGGCGGGCCTATCGTATAAACCGCGCCAAGGCGAGCTGA
- a CDS encoding LapA family protein, whose protein sequence is MRTILAFALALITLLFGFENQRLVNIQLGPYTIEGTVAVIMISTFIFGILTGILATLPSSIRRRRLMKG, encoded by the coding sequence ATGCGAACCATTCTCGCGTTTGCCCTCGCGCTGATTACGTTGCTTTTTGGCTTTGAGAATCAGCGACTGGTCAATATCCAGCTGGGGCCCTATACCATCGAAGGCACGGTAGCGGTCATCATGATCAGCACCTTCATCTTCGGGATCTTGACGGGCATTCTGGCCACGCTTCCGAGCAGCATCCGCCGGCGTCGGCTGATGAAAGGGTAG